A single Henriciella sp. AS95 DNA region contains:
- a CDS encoding DciA family protein has protein sequence MVNRSSLDPIEEARARIALRYRRARPMAAAPKSVGSAIMKLARKKLPEKGPAIGRLKIQWAEIVGASLAKVCEPEKIGASGKGKGRVLTVRCIPAASTMVQHQSELIRQRVSVSLGGDVREIRINQGPLKQSPPPAPTRKRRPLTASEREDLLNSVSKIEDAGLRKAVLALGEAVLTTDES, from the coding sequence ATGGTCAACAGGTCAAGCCTCGATCCCATCGAAGAAGCGCGCGCGCGCATTGCGCTGCGTTACCGGCGCGCACGTCCGATGGCAGCGGCGCCGAAGTCGGTCGGCTCTGCCATCATGAAGCTCGCCCGCAAGAAGCTGCCGGAAAAGGGCCCCGCCATCGGGCGCCTGAAAATCCAGTGGGCCGAGATTGTTGGCGCTTCGCTGGCCAAGGTGTGCGAGCCGGAAAAGATCGGTGCCAGCGGCAAGGGAAAAGGCCGCGTCCTGACCGTACGCTGCATTCCGGCCGCCTCGACAATGGTTCAGCACCAGAGCGAGCTGATCCGCCAGCGCGTATCGGTGTCGCTGGGCGGCGATGTCCGCGAAATCCGTATCAATCAGGGGCCGCTGAAACAGTCTCCACCCCCTGCCCCGACAAGAAAGCGCCGCCCACTCACCGCCTCTGAACGCGAAGACCTTCTCAATTCCGTCTCAAAAATTGAGGACGCTGGCCTGCGAAAGGCGGTTCTGGCGCTCGGTGAAGCTGTGCTAACCACCGATGAATCCTAG
- the mutY gene encoding A/G-specific adenine glycosylase, translating into MPTREKPASAESTRFDGLSESLLDWYTAHARQLPWRIGPAERASGVAADPYRVWLAEIMLQQTTVPHAARYFEDFTRRWPTVSDLANAADADVMAAWAGLGYYARARNLLKCAREVVERGGWPTTEPELRELPGIGAYTAGAVAALAFNQRAPAVDGNVDRVFARLLAAKGDWKAEKARIAALVRALVPADRPAEFAEALMDLGATICTPKRPNCLICPVRNWCSAQAEGDPERYPVKPAKKAKPVRHGEVYVVFQGDQVLTERRPDKGLLGGMLGLPTTEWLEDGAPLSPDWLPETKTLIGDVRHVFTHFELRLSVYRMIAGVPENAGDWTSVEHATDALPSVFRKALKLAL; encoded by the coding sequence ATGCCCACAAGAGAAAAGCCCGCCAGTGCGGAATCAACAAGATTTGATGGCCTGAGCGAGTCTCTGCTCGACTGGTACACCGCGCATGCCCGCCAATTGCCTTGGCGGATCGGGCCGGCCGAGCGCGCCAGCGGTGTCGCGGCTGATCCCTATCGTGTGTGGCTGGCTGAGATCATGTTGCAGCAGACAACCGTGCCCCACGCCGCGCGATACTTCGAGGATTTTACACGCCGCTGGCCAACCGTCAGCGACCTTGCCAATGCGGCTGATGCGGACGTGATGGCGGCCTGGGCTGGGCTTGGCTACTATGCCCGCGCCCGCAACCTGTTGAAGTGTGCGCGCGAAGTCGTCGAGCGAGGCGGCTGGCCCACAACGGAACCAGAGCTGCGAGAACTCCCCGGCATCGGCGCTTACACCGCCGGGGCGGTCGCGGCGCTTGCCTTCAATCAGCGTGCACCCGCGGTAGATGGCAATGTCGACCGGGTTTTCGCCCGGCTGCTCGCCGCCAAAGGCGACTGGAAAGCCGAGAAAGCCCGTATCGCTGCATTGGTGCGCGCCCTCGTGCCTGCGGACCGTCCTGCGGAGTTTGCTGAAGCGCTCATGGACCTTGGTGCAACCATCTGCACGCCAAAGCGGCCGAACTGCCTGATCTGCCCGGTCCGCAACTGGTGCTCGGCCCAGGCGGAAGGGGACCCGGAGCGCTATCCGGTCAAGCCCGCGAAGAAAGCCAAACCGGTGCGCCACGGCGAGGTTTATGTCGTCTTTCAGGGCGACCAGGTGCTGACTGAGCGGCGGCCCGACAAGGGGCTGCTGGGCGGAATGCTTGGCCTGCCGACAACGGAATGGCTCGAAGATGGCGCGCCGTTATCACCCGACTGGCTACCCGAAACCAAAACGCTGATCGGCGATGTGCGCCACGTCTTCACGCATTTCGAGCTCAGGCTATCGGTCTACAGGATGATCGCCGGCGTGCCGGAAAATGCTGGCGACTGGACGTCGGTGGAGCATGCGACGGACGCATTGCCGAGCGTATTTCGGAAAGCGCTGAAACTGGCGCTCTAG
- a CDS encoding cation:proton antiporter, which translates to MGHEGSETQAIFLKDMLVFLFAAGVIVPAFRALKLPIVAGFLVAGIVLGPHGLGTFEHLWGPLQFITVSEPEAAAPFAELGVLFLLFLLGMELSFRNLWQMKRIVFGAGAMQAILSAVLIGTALWFLGVPAQAASVIGLALALSSTAIVMQVLTSEHRAAGPAGRTALGVLLFQDILVAPILIFVSFLSPGNDVDIASSVLRALFEGLIAIVVIVGLGRFVLQYVFRMAARAGGRDFLMALTLFVVIGAAVMTAVAGLSVALGAFLAGLVLGETEFRHQAEVDLDPFKGLLLGIFFMTVGMSIDLMQVIDLAPIVFGGLAGLLILKVVVSWIACRFFAGPPSLATEASFLLAPAGEFAFVVMAAATAAGIFGSDIATPVTAIAGLSMFLIPLSSRLGLYLSNKMKQPEAETLPVTDYSDHEGHVIIAGFGRVGHTIARILDEERADIVILERSFHSVQKGRNEGWQVSLGDAARKEILDAAGAETASLFVVTVDDPVSAEHMVRAIRDIRPNVPIYARARDVEHGRTLRQAGATFVIPDAIEAGLQIAGRALEQFGYPVDAVRDKIGAERDEEYRKASEA; encoded by the coding sequence ATGGGACACGAAGGCAGCGAAACGCAGGCGATCTTCCTGAAAGACATGTTGGTCTTTCTGTTCGCTGCTGGCGTGATTGTGCCGGCCTTCCGCGCGCTCAAGCTGCCCATCGTTGCTGGATTCCTCGTCGCAGGCATCGTGCTTGGCCCACATGGGCTTGGGACGTTTGAGCACCTTTGGGGCCCACTCCAGTTTATCACCGTTTCCGAGCCCGAAGCCGCGGCCCCCTTCGCCGAACTGGGCGTGCTGTTCCTCCTGTTCCTGCTCGGCATGGAGCTATCCTTCCGCAATCTCTGGCAGATGAAGCGCATTGTTTTCGGTGCCGGTGCGATGCAGGCCATTCTGAGCGCCGTCCTCATCGGTACCGCGCTCTGGTTCCTCGGCGTTCCAGCGCAGGCAGCCTCCGTCATCGGTCTCGCCCTTGCCCTGTCATCGACGGCAATCGTCATGCAAGTCCTGACCAGCGAACATCGCGCTGCCGGGCCAGCCGGCCGCACGGCGCTCGGCGTTCTCCTGTTTCAGGACATTCTCGTCGCTCCAATCCTGATCTTCGTCAGCTTCCTGTCGCCGGGGAATGACGTCGACATCGCCAGCAGTGTCCTGCGCGCCTTGTTCGAAGGGCTGATCGCCATCGTCGTGATCGTCGGACTGGGCCGGTTTGTCCTTCAATACGTCTTTCGCATGGCAGCGCGTGCGGGCGGACGCGACTTCCTGATGGCCCTGACACTCTTTGTCGTCATCGGTGCCGCCGTCATGACCGCCGTTGCAGGCCTGTCGGTCGCCCTTGGCGCGTTCCTCGCCGGCCTCGTGCTCGGCGAAACGGAATTTCGCCATCAGGCTGAAGTGGACCTCGACCCCTTCAAGGGCCTGCTTCTCGGCATCTTCTTCATGACCGTCGGCATGAGCATCGACCTGATGCAGGTGATCGACCTGGCGCCGATCGTGTTTGGCGGCCTGGCGGGACTGCTGATCCTGAAAGTCGTCGTGTCCTGGATTGCCTGCCGCTTTTTCGCGGGACCACCATCGCTGGCGACCGAAGCGTCATTCCTGCTCGCGCCGGCGGGCGAGTTCGCCTTCGTCGTTATGGCGGCGGCAACGGCAGCGGGCATTTTCGGATCGGACATCGCGACGCCGGTCACCGCGATCGCGGGCCTGTCCATGTTCCTCATTCCACTGTCATCGAGGCTCGGCCTGTATCTCTCAAACAAGATGAAACAGCCCGAGGCCGAAACCCTGCCTGTGACTGACTATTCGGACCATGAAGGCCACGTCATTATTGCCGGGTTCGGCCGTGTCGGGCACACGATCGCGCGCATCCTTGATGAAGAGCGCGCCGATATCGTTATCCTCGAGCGCAGTTTTCATTCTGTCCAGAAGGGCCGCAATGAGGGCTGGCAAGTGTCGCTGGGCGATGCGGCCCGCAAGGAAATACTCGATGCCGCCGGCGCCGAAACCGCGTCGCTCTTCGTCGTCACCGTGGATGACCCCGTCAGCGCCGAGCACATGGTAAGAGCCATTCGGGACATCCGCCCGAACGTACCGATCTATGCCCGCGCACGCGACGTCGAACATGGGCGAACATTGCGCCAGGCCGGCGCAACCTTCGTGATCCCCGACGCCATCGAGGCCGGCCTCCAGATTGCCGGGCGGGCCCTTGAGCAGTTTGGCTACCCCGTCGATGCCGTGCGCGACAAGATCGGAGCCGAGCGCGACGAAGAATATCGCAAGGCGTCTGAAGCCTAG
- a CDS encoding site-specific DNA-methyltransferase — MDLIRNTIIEGECVDVLSRLPDKSVDLVFADPPYNLQLGGGLTRPDQSHVDGVDDAWDQFDSFDAYDLFTHQWLTECRRVLKDDGAIWVIGSYHNIFRVGAILQDSGFWIQNDVIWLKSNPMPNFKGTRFQNAHETLIWAGKTEKSRVTFNYDALKAFNEDKQMRSDWTIPLCTGSERLKDTVTGKKAHPTQKPEALLKRVLLATTNPGDVVLDPFSGTGTTAAAAKMLGRDFVGIEQDPAYIRLSRARLKAITPLNGEALETQKSARALPRVPFGALVENGWLKPGDRLWSPKKRHHARIRVDGSLSTGDASGSIHRLGAHVMKAPACNGWTFWHFESSKGDLAPIDLLRRRYRQENGLN; from the coding sequence ATGGATCTGATCCGCAATACGATCATTGAAGGCGAATGCGTGGATGTACTGTCGCGCCTGCCGGACAAGTCTGTCGACCTGGTGTTCGCCGATCCGCCATATAATTTGCAACTGGGAGGCGGCCTGACCCGGCCTGACCAGTCGCATGTCGACGGCGTCGATGATGCGTGGGACCAGTTTGACAGCTTTGATGCCTATGACCTGTTCACCCATCAGTGGCTGACCGAATGCCGCCGCGTGCTCAAGGATGATGGCGCCATCTGGGTGATCGGCTCGTACCACAATATCTTCCGCGTCGGCGCGATCCTTCAGGATAGCGGCTTCTGGATCCAGAATGATGTGATCTGGCTGAAGTCCAACCCGATGCCGAACTTCAAGGGCACGCGCTTCCAGAATGCGCACGAAACGCTGATCTGGGCCGGCAAGACCGAGAAGTCCCGCGTCACCTTCAACTATGATGCGCTGAAGGCTTTCAACGAAGACAAGCAGATGCGGTCTGACTGGACGATCCCGCTCTGCACCGGCTCCGAACGCCTGAAAGACACGGTGACCGGCAAGAAAGCTCACCCGACGCAGAAGCCCGAAGCACTGCTGAAGCGCGTCCTGCTGGCAACCACCAATCCGGGTGACGTCGTCCTCGACCCGTTCTCGGGCACCGGCACCACCGCCGCAGCCGCCAAGATGCTCGGCCGGGACTTTGTCGGTATCGAGCAGGACCCGGCCTATATCCGCCTGTCGCGCGCGCGCCTCAAAGCCATCACGCCTTTGAACGGTGAAGCGCTGGAAACGCAGAAGAGTGCCCGCGCCCTGCCGCGCGTGCCGTTCGGCGCCCTGGTCGAGAATGGCTGGCTGAAGCCCGGTGACCGTCTCTGGTCTCCAAAAAAACGCCACCATGCCCGCATCCGCGTCGATGGCAGCCTGTCGACCGGCGACGCGTCCGGCTCAATCCACCGGCTTGGCGCGCATGTCATGAAAGCGCCGGCCTGTAATGGCTGGACCTTCTGGCACTTTGAATCGTCCAAGGGTGACCTCGCCCCGATCGATCTTCTGCGCCGCAGATACCGCCAGGAAAACGGCCTGAACTGA
- a CDS encoding PA0069 family radical SAM protein, which translates to MRQTQKLSRRGRVNLIDVAGASERFEHRGRGAISNQTGRFERETHAAFDDGWGTIDDAAARLETTLTREVAKTIITYNRSPDISFDRTINPYRGCEHGCVYCFARPTHAFHGLSAGLDFESKIFFKPGGPDLLRRELSRPSYVPKPIALGMNTDAYQPVERQLKLTRTFLEILSEHNHPVTLLTKSALIQRDIDIIAPMAAKGIARVGVSITTLDPRLSRQMEPRAAAPYRRLQTVRALADAGIEVIVMTAPIIPSLNEHEIEPLLEAAADNGAKSAGYVMLRLPFELKDIFHEWLAQHYPDRAARIINLLRAMRGGQDYDSNWFERGRGQGPHARLIAQRFQKAARRLHLDTPRSRLRTDLFCPPEGPNGQLKLDV; encoded by the coding sequence ATGAGGCAGACACAGAAACTATCCAGACGCGGACGGGTAAACCTGATCGACGTCGCAGGTGCGAGCGAACGGTTCGAGCATAGAGGCCGCGGCGCCATTTCTAATCAGACGGGACGGTTCGAACGTGAGACCCATGCCGCCTTTGACGATGGCTGGGGCACGATCGACGATGCCGCAGCCCGGCTTGAAACGACGCTGACGCGTGAGGTCGCAAAGACGATCATCACTTACAATCGCTCGCCCGACATTTCATTTGACCGGACGATCAATCCTTATCGCGGCTGCGAACACGGCTGCGTCTATTGCTTTGCGCGTCCGACCCACGCCTTTCATGGTCTGTCGGCCGGTCTCGATTTCGAGAGCAAGATCTTCTTCAAGCCTGGCGGGCCGGACTTGCTGCGGCGCGAACTTTCGCGTCCGTCCTATGTGCCAAAACCCATCGCTCTCGGCATGAACACCGACGCGTATCAGCCCGTCGAGCGTCAGCTGAAACTGACGAGAACCTTTCTCGAAATCCTGTCAGAGCATAATCACCCGGTCACCCTGCTGACCAAGTCCGCGCTCATCCAGCGCGATATCGACATCATTGCGCCCATGGCGGCCAAAGGCATTGCGCGGGTCGGGGTATCCATCACCACTCTCGATCCAAGACTTTCCCGCCAGATGGAGCCGCGGGCGGCGGCCCCCTATCGGCGTCTGCAAACGGTCCGGGCGCTGGCCGATGCAGGGATCGAAGTCATCGTGATGACAGCGCCAATCATTCCGTCGCTGAACGAACATGAAATCGAGCCGCTGCTGGAGGCCGCCGCCGATAATGGCGCAAAGAGCGCGGGCTACGTCATGCTGCGCCTGCCTTTCGAGCTGAAGGACATTTTCCACGAATGGCTGGCCCAGCATTATCCAGACCGGGCAGCCCGGATCATCAATCTGCTGCGCGCCATGCGCGGCGGTCAGGATTACGATTCCAACTGGTTCGAACGCGGACGCGGCCAGGGACCGCATGCCCGTCTCATTGCCCAGCGTTTCCAGAAAGCCGCGCGCAGGCTGCACCTCGACACACCTCGCTCGCGGCTCCGAACGGATCTTTTCTGTCCGCCCGAAGGCCCGAACGGGCAGTTGAAACTGGATGTCTGA
- a CDS encoding BLUF domain-containing protein, producing the protein MYRLVYVSTARDAVSSQNLQDILESAIRNNSDAEVTGTLLYNGPNFLQVLEGPEAAVREIYDRICSDARHSHVVTVLEERQTRRHFDDTPMQLLAVKSEAGQLPKGLSMSDELDLYLPTGLPAHLRQILKSFNTRKT; encoded by the coding sequence ATGTACCGACTTGTTTACGTCAGCACCGCACGCGATGCTGTCTCGTCACAAAATCTTCAGGACATTCTCGAGTCGGCGATCCGCAACAATAGCGACGCCGAAGTGACGGGAACCCTGCTCTATAATGGTCCGAACTTTCTCCAGGTCCTGGAAGGCCCAGAGGCGGCCGTTCGTGAGATCTATGACCGTATCTGCAGCGATGCGCGTCATAGTCATGTCGTAACCGTGCTCGAAGAACGCCAGACGCGTCGGCATTTCGACGATACGCCGATGCAATTGCTCGCCGTCAAATCCGAAGCCGGACAATTGCCCAAGGGCCTCAGCATGTCCGATGAGCTCGACCTGTATCTGCCGACCGGCCTGCCGGCTCACCTGCGGCAGATCCTAAAATCCTTCAACACCCGCAAAACCTAG
- a CDS encoding TIGR04282 family arsenosugar biosynthesis glycosyltransferase — translation MTRPTLLIFAKPPRIALSKTRLAAGLGGTEARRIARFTLARTMRAARDTAWETRLYVEPYRALDDTLGGLWPPHISRYPQGKGNLGDRLTRAMMEAPHGPIIFVGADAPEMTHTHLRQAATSLRRNGLVFGPADDGGFWLLGLSERLKSPDVFKDVRWSTPHAMEDVWSNLPEHARVTLLPQLIDIDIAEDWKRYKKQQQGF, via the coding sequence ATGACCAGACCAACCCTGCTTATCTTCGCAAAGCCGCCCCGCATAGCCTTGTCGAAAACACGGCTTGCTGCCGGGCTGGGCGGTACCGAAGCGCGGCGCATCGCCCGTTTTACGCTCGCCAGGACGATGAGAGCGGCCCGCGATACCGCCTGGGAAACGCGCTTGTACGTCGAACCATACCGCGCCCTCGACGACACGCTTGGCGGGCTCTGGCCACCGCATATCTCCAGGTATCCGCAGGGAAAGGGCAATCTTGGTGACCGGTTGACCCGCGCCATGATGGAAGCGCCGCACGGTCCCATCATTTTTGTCGGCGCTGACGCGCCGGAAATGACCCATACCCACCTTCGTCAGGCAGCCACCTCACTGCGGCGCAATGGGCTCGTTTTCGGCCCGGCCGATGATGGCGGTTTCTGGCTGCTCGGCCTGAGCGAACGCCTCAAGAGCCCCGACGTCTTCAAAGACGTGCGCTGGTCGACACCGCACGCCATGGAGGATGTGTGGTCCAACCTGCCGGAACATGCGCGCGTGACACTTCTGCCGCAGCTGATTGATATCGACATCGCGGAAGACTGGAAAAGGTATAAAAAACAGCAACAAGGCTTCTGA
- a CDS encoding TIGR04283 family arsenosugar biosynthesis glycosyltransferase: protein MAAPISIIIPTLNAAADLPACLDALIPGLKAGLVRELIVSDGGSQDPTLAIAEGTGAEIVQSQPGRAKQLIAGAQKARGDWLLFLHADTVLSRDWPERVADHMRDRAGKAAVFTLAFRSDHPMAKHVSARANRRARWLGLPYGDQGLLLPRALYDEVGGYEDLPLMEDVRIIQAIGKQRFSILSAEARTSAAKYERDGWRKRSWHNASLITRYLLGVSPEKLAAKYN, encoded by the coding sequence ATGGCCGCGCCGATTTCGATCATTATTCCAACGCTGAACGCCGCCGCAGACCTGCCGGCCTGCCTTGACGCGCTGATACCGGGGCTCAAGGCCGGGCTGGTGCGCGAGCTGATCGTGTCGGACGGCGGCTCGCAGGACCCGACACTCGCCATCGCCGAAGGCACGGGCGCTGAGATTGTCCAAAGCCAACCGGGTCGAGCGAAGCAGCTGATCGCGGGCGCGCAGAAGGCCCGTGGAGACTGGCTGCTCTTCCTGCACGCTGACACTGTCCTGTCGCGCGACTGGCCGGAACGCGTCGCCGATCACATGCGTGATCGCGCGGGCAAAGCAGCCGTCTTCACCCTCGCCTTTCGCTCAGACCATCCGATGGCGAAACATGTCTCGGCCCGCGCCAACCGCCGGGCCCGCTGGCTCGGCCTGCCCTATGGCGACCAGGGCCTGCTCCTGCCCCGCGCGCTTTATGATGAGGTGGGCGGCTACGAAGACCTGCCTCTGATGGAAGATGTCCGCATCATTCAGGCGATCGGAAAGCAGCGTTTTTCCATACTGTCCGCCGAAGCCAGGACATCCGCCGCCAAATATGAGCGCGACGGCTGGCGCAAGCGCAGCTGGCACAATGCCTCCCTGATCACGCGTTACCTTCTGGGCGTCAGCCCGGAGAAGCTTGCAGCGAAATACAATTAG
- a CDS encoding hemerythrin domain-containing protein has translation MSTIYETLKQDHDRHRKMLSLIADTHGDSEERREAWDKFYNDVSAHAAAEEETFYSKLISKEDGQPEGRHSVAEHKELDDLMEELNEIEFSSPAWLTKFKDLKHRYEHHIDEEEQDIFPVAKKTIGDDGTEKIGSAFETRKDAELDLVEEKAEEKLEE, from the coding sequence ATGAGCACGATCTATGAGACCCTCAAACAGGATCACGACCGTCACCGCAAAATGCTGTCCCTGATTGCCGACACGCACGGTGATTCAGAAGAGCGCCGTGAGGCATGGGACAAGTTTTACAATGATGTCAGCGCGCATGCGGCGGCTGAGGAAGAGACGTTCTATTCCAAACTGATTTCGAAAGAAGACGGTCAGCCGGAAGGCCGCCACTCCGTTGCCGAGCACAAGGAGCTCGACGACCTGATGGAAGAACTGAATGAAATTGAGTTCTCCAGCCCCGCCTGGCTCACCAAATTCAAGGACCTCAAGCACCGCTACGAGCACCATATTGACGAGGAAGAACAGGACATTTTCCCGGTCGCGAAAAAAACTATCGGTGACGATGGAACCGAAAAGATTGGATCGGCGTTTGAGACTCGTAAGGACGCTGAACTCGACCTTGTCGAAGAGAAGGCCGAGGAAAAGTTAGAAGAATAA
- a CDS encoding uracil-DNA glycosylase, with protein MPQPDSSLALKALQDWWDEMGVETDEVEMRALKKAAEARATAPPASDDAPKPRRLKRAKTHEDWVNDARKLAKKADSLDALKAAIEGFDGCILKESARNTVCFDGVQGAPVMVIGEGPGAEEDAKGLPFVGRAGQLLDKMLAAINLSRTQNTFITNVNYWRPPGNRNPSDEELELCRPFVDRMVELGAPKLVIVAGGVAAKSLLQTRDGIMKLRGTEQRLTTPGGFEAPMFPMFHPAFLLRRPPEKSRAWRDLLQIQKRLNDL; from the coding sequence ATGCCCCAGCCTGATTCTTCTCTCGCGCTGAAAGCCCTCCAGGACTGGTGGGACGAGATGGGCGTGGAAACCGATGAGGTGGAAATGCGGGCGCTGAAGAAGGCGGCAGAGGCACGCGCCACAGCGCCTCCAGCCAGCGATGACGCGCCGAAACCGCGCCGCCTGAAACGCGCCAAGACGCATGAAGACTGGGTCAATGATGCGCGTAAACTGGCCAAAAAGGCCGACAGTCTGGATGCGCTGAAGGCGGCTATTGAAGGCTTCGACGGCTGCATCCTGAAAGAATCCGCCCGCAACACGGTCTGCTTTGACGGCGTGCAAGGCGCACCGGTCATGGTGATCGGCGAAGGCCCCGGCGCCGAAGAGGACGCCAAGGGCCTACCTTTCGTGGGCCGTGCCGGGCAATTGCTCGACAAGATGCTGGCGGCGATCAACCTGTCGCGCACCCAGAACACTTTCATTACGAACGTCAATTACTGGCGCCCGCCCGGAAACCGGAACCCGTCCGATGAGGAACTGGAGCTCTGCCGGCCCTTCGTTGACCGGATGGTGGAGCTTGGGGCACCGAAGCTGGTCATCGTCGCCGGGGGCGTCGCCGCAAAGTCGCTGCTGCAGACCCGCGACGGCATCATGAAATTGCGCGGCACCGAACAACGGCTGACAACACCGGGCGGCTTTGAGGCGCCCATGTTCCCGATGTTCCATCCCGCCTTCCTGCTGCGGCGGCCACCGGAAAAGAGCCGCGCCTGGCGCGACCTGTTGCAGATTCAGAAACGATTGAACGACCTCTAA
- a CDS encoding electron transfer flavoprotein-ubiquinone oxidoreductase, with product MSEAVERESMEFDLVIVGGGPAGLAAAIRAKQLANEAGDELEVVVLEKGGEIGAHILSGVVVDPVGLDSLVPGWRERDDAPLKTEVTGDKFIWLGPKGSMDISWLPMPGYMKNHGNYTGSLANVTRWLGQEAENLGVQVFPGFAASEIVYGDAGEVKGVVAGVMGIAADGTHKPDYEPGMELLGKYVLFAEGARGSLSKQLIAHYDLSEGKEPQKYGIGLKELWSVPEENFKEGYVQHTLGWPLDDKTGGGSFLYHFRDGGEPFVSLGFVVHLNYKNPYLSPYQELQRWKHHPDILKYIEGGKRVGYGARAIVEGGYQSLPKLTFPGGALIGCSAGFVNVPRIKGSHNAILTGMMGAEAAVAAIKEGRQGDELTTYQTAYEDSSVRKELFAVRNVKPLLSKMGTTLGTLMGGVEMWCTKLFGGFSFFGTMGHGKTDAAALQPASKHKPIDYPKPDGKISFDKLTSVSFTNTNHAENQPVHLIVKDMELQKRSEHDVYAGPSARYCPAGVYEWVEEEGKEPRFQINSQNCIHCKTCDIKDPNLNITWTTPEGGGGPAYPNM from the coding sequence ATGAGTGAAGCCGTAGAACGCGAATCAATGGAGTTCGATCTGGTGATCGTGGGGGGCGGACCTGCCGGTCTTGCCGCCGCCATTCGCGCCAAACAACTTGCCAATGAAGCCGGAGACGAACTGGAAGTCGTCGTTCTGGAAAAAGGCGGCGAGATCGGCGCACACATCCTGTCAGGCGTCGTGGTTGACCCGGTCGGTCTCGATTCGCTGGTTCCCGGCTGGCGTGAGCGCGATGATGCGCCGCTGAAAACCGAAGTCACAGGCGACAAGTTCATCTGGCTCGGCCCTAAGGGCTCAATGGATATCTCCTGGCTGCCAATGCCGGGCTATATGAAGAACCACGGCAATTATACCGGCTCGCTCGCCAATGTGACGCGCTGGCTCGGCCAGGAAGCTGAAAATCTCGGTGTGCAGGTTTTCCCGGGCTTTGCTGCCTCGGAAATCGTTTACGGCGACGCTGGCGAAGTCAAAGGCGTCGTCGCTGGCGTCATGGGCATTGCTGCCGACGGAACGCACAAGCCAGACTATGAGCCAGGCATGGAGCTGCTCGGCAAATATGTGCTCTTCGCTGAAGGCGCGCGCGGATCGCTGTCGAAACAGCTGATCGCGCATTACGACCTCTCTGAAGGCAAGGAGCCGCAAAAGTATGGCATCGGCCTGAAAGAGCTCTGGTCTGTGCCGGAAGAGAATTTCAAGGAAGGTTATGTCCAGCACACGCTTGGATGGCCGCTCGACGACAAGACCGGCGGCGGCAGCTTCCTCTATCACTTCCGTGATGGCGGTGAGCCTTTCGTCTCGCTCGGCTTCGTGGTTCACCTGAACTACAAGAATCCGTACCTGTCGCCGTATCAGGAACTGCAGCGCTGGAAGCACCATCCAGACATCCTGAAATATATCGAAGGCGGCAAGCGCGTCGGTTATGGCGCGCGGGCGATTGTCGAAGGCGGCTACCAGTCGCTTCCGAAACTGACCTTCCCGGGCGGCGCACTGATCGGTTGTTCGGCCGGTTTCGTGAACGTGCCACGCATCAAGGGCAGCCATAACGCCATCCTCACCGGCATGATGGGCGCGGAAGCCGCCGTTGCGGCGATCAAGGAAGGCCGTCAGGGCGATGAGCTCACCACCTATCAGACGGCCTATGAAGACTCGTCGGTTCGCAAGGAGCTGTTTGCGGTCCGCAATGTGAAGCCGCTTCTCTCCAAGATGGGCACAACGCTTGGCACGCTCATGGGCGGCGTCGAGATGTGGTGCACCAAACTGTTCGGCGGCTTCTCCTTCTTCGGCACCATGGGCCACGGCAAAACGGACGCTGCAGCGCTTCAGCCTGCGTCCAAGCACAAGCCGATCGATTATCCGAAGCCGGATGGCAAGATCAGCTTCGACAAGCTGACCAGCGTCTCCTTCACCAACACCAACCATGCCGAGAACCAGCCGGTCCACCTGATCGTCAAGGACATGGAGCTGCAGAAGCGCTCAGAGCATGACGTCTATGCAGGCCCATCGGCGCGTTATTGCCCCGCAGGCGTCTATGAGTGGGTAGAGGAAGAGGGCAAGGAGCCACGCTTCCAGATCAACTCGCAGAACTGCATTCACTGCAAGACGTGCGATATCAAGGACCCCAACCTGAACATCACCTGGACCACGCCGGAAGGTGGCGGCGGACCTGCCTATCCGAATATGTAG